In Pseudophryne corroboree isolate aPseCor3 chromosome 3, aPseCor3.hap2, whole genome shotgun sequence, a genomic segment contains:
- the LOC135057322 gene encoding E3 ubiquitin-protein ligase TRIM39-like: MASADLKENLICSICLDVCTDPIVLSCGHNFCWACIPNVLDTQEGSGISTCPDCRADIQEYPALERGHSLCDRTDILCAYCIHSPVPAVIACLHCKAYLCENHLGVHNKSEEHVLPEPNVLCCKKKIVMNNSLGDATCVSVACSLSEEHEAPQGEKLNKASEERGKKLRNVLAKLSAKREETEERVQSLQERRREVQEKAAIVTERVAGLFTDTRAQLDDLEKRVLSNISRQEEQISLSFSDLIRQLEIKKDELCRKMSLIEELCNMTDPMTIFQGWKSVKDDFAETERGRNKDTELNAIKGLDEGLISVTLHTALSSIVTCVKRGFYVQQAPDIVLNENTASNDICLSDDLKSATGSAINQNRPNTAERFQYTQVVSSRSFSSGHYYWELETCETGHWRVGVSYPSIARKGYHSVIGYNTKSWGLCRYFNLYFVIHDRKVIPVLQKPLCQRLGIYLDYDAGHLCFYELCHPIRHLHTFTATFIEPLHLALSVYAGWVRISS; the protein is encoded by the coding sequence atggcgtctgctgatctgaAAGAAAATCTGATCTGCTCCATCTGCCTAGATGTCTGTACGGATCCTATAGTCCTGAGCTGTGGACATAACTTCTGCTGGGCCTGTATTCCGAATGTGCTGGATACACAGGAAGGGTCTGGAATTTCTAcctgtcctgactgcagagcaGATATTCAGGAGTATCCTGCACTGGAGAGAGGCCACTCACTGTGTGACAGGACTGATATTCTCTGTGCTTACTGCATTCACTCTCCTGTACCTGCTGTTATAGCCTGTCTACACTGCAAAGCCTATCTGTGTGAGAATCACCTGGGAGTACACAATAAGTCAGAAGAACATGTCTTACCTGAACCTAATGTTTTATGCTGTAAGAAGAAAATCGTCATGAATAACAGCTTGGGAGATGCTACTTGTGTCTCTGTAGCCTGCAGTTTGTCAGAAGAACATGAAGCtcctcagggggaaaagctgaATAAGGCATCAGAGGAGAGGGGAAAAAAACTGAGAAATGTCCTGGCGAAACTGAGCGCaaagagagaggagacagaggaacgaGTACAGAGTTTACAGGAGCGCAGAAGGGAAGTACAAGAAAAAGCAGCCATTGTGACAGAGAGAGTGGCTGGACTTTTCACAGACACCCGAGCACAACTAGATGACCTAGAGAAGAGAGTACTGAGTAATATATCCAGGCAGGAAGAGCAGATTTCACTCTCATTCTCTGATCTGATTCGGCAGTTGGAAATAAAGAAGGATGAGCTGTGTAGAAAGATGAGCCTCATTGAGGAGCTGTGTAATATGACTGATCCAATGACTATCTTCCAGGGATGGAAGTCGGTCAAAGATGACTTTGCGGAGACAGAGAGAGGACGTAATAAAGACACTGAGCTAAACGCTATAAAAGGTCTGGATGAGGGTCTGATATCAGTGACTTTACACACTGCTTTATCGAGTATTGTCACTTGTGTGAAAAGGGGGTTCTATGTCCAGCAGGCACCAGACATAGTACTAAATGAAAACACAGCTTCTAATGACATATGTCTATCAGATGACTTGAAAAGTGCAACAGGATCAGCGATAAACCAGAATCGACCCAACACCGCAGAAAGATTTCAGTATACTCAAGTTGTAAGCTCCAGGAGTTTCTCCTCAGGACACTATTACTGGGAATTAGAGACTTGTGAGACTGGGCACTGGAGAGTAGGCGTGTCCTATCCCAGTATCGCTAGGAAAGGTTATCACTCAGTCATTGGATACAATACTAAGTCATGGGGTCTGTGCAGATATTTTAATCTATATTTTGTTATTCATGACAGAAAAGTAATCCCTGTACTACAAAAGCCTTTGTGTCAGAGATTAGGCATATATCTGGACTATGATGCTGGCCACCTATGTTTTTATGAGCTATGTCACCCAATAAGACACTTACACACCTTCACTGCCACGTTCATAGAGCCTCTTCATCTGGCACTTAGTGTATATGCCGGATGGGTAAGAATAAGTAGTTAG